A DNA window from Vigna angularis cultivar LongXiaoDou No.4 chromosome 1, ASM1680809v1, whole genome shotgun sequence contains the following coding sequences:
- the LOC108321388 gene encoding uncharacterized protein LOC108321388, whose product MGFSFLHVEAQLLFTLPANNKKGTSGLSSQQPMAPHFFMFTPLADPKLEKKSTGPIKGTPACTHVKEWSLESFLQHHPDRFTGKCSSDEADHWFQDMERIYEAKGCPDEKKLAYTQYLLTGEAGHWWNSVKMILERNGTPITWELFKTKFYTQYFPNSVRFAKEVEFLELTQGNRSVSEYADRFKHLLRFNTMSIDEEWQCRKFENGLRKDIKLLVKGLCIREFSALVEMARDMEKTKGEPEGPQRQQNQPLRVGGLVISRGGSSSRKTPFSRPSYSGFRGSSSQSSGQSSFSSSVRCFKCGGPHLQMSCPQLEGYRRCNICRQEGHYARDCPTTRRAGPQPRQAGRPIQRGGHRPQATGRVYALTRTEATSAGNLIVSSCLLFGASCVTLFDSGATHSFVSKACVERLGLVVRELSCDLVVSTPVAGLVKTSNVCSRCPIEVEGRRFIVNLICLPLQGLEVILGMDWLAANHILLDCGGKKLIFPKEDEDLSLSLGVLRQDIFEEVPGLPPPREVEFSIDLVSEAGPVSIAPYRMAPAELAELKKQIEELLEKQFIRPSVSPWGAPVLLVKKKDGSSRLCVDYRQLNKLTIKNKYPLSRIDDLMDQLHGATVFSKIDLRSGYHQILVKADDVQKTAFRSRYGHYEYVVMPFGVTNAPAIFMDYMNRIFRPFLDKFVVVFIDDILVYSKTREEHEDHLRAVLEVLRERRLYVKLSKCEFWMEEVPFLGHVLEYFERKDE is encoded by the exons ATGGGCTTCTCCTTTCTTCATGTTGAGGCGCAACTCCTATTCACACTCCCCGCAAATAACAAGAAAGGGACCTCGGGTCTGAGCAGCCAACAGCCAATGGCACcccatttttttatgtttacacCACTAGCAGATCcaaagttggagaagaagagtaCTGGCCCAATTAAAGGAACCCCAGCGTGCACCCATG TCAAggagtggagtttggagagttttctTCAACACCATCCCGACAGGTTTACTGGCAAATGCAGTTCGGATGAGGCCGATCATTGGTTCCAAGATATGGAGCGAATCTATGAAGCCAAAGGGTGTCCGGATGAGAAGAAGCTGGCCTACACCCAGTACTTGCTGACAGGAGAAGCTGGACATTGGTGGAACAGTGTGAAGATGATCTTGGAGAGGAACGGGACTCCTATCACTTGGGAGTTGTTCAAAACTAAATTCTACACTCAATACTTCCCAAATAGTGTCAGGTTTGCTAAGGAGGTAGAGTTTCTTGAGTTGACTCAGGGTAACAGATCGGTATCGGAGTATGCAGATCGTTTTAAACACCTGCTTCGCTTCAACACCATGTCAATAGATGAAGAATGGCAGTGTCGCAAGTTTGAGAATGGCTTGAGGAAGGATATAAAGTTACTAGTAAAAGGATTATGCATTAGAGAATTCTCCGCTTTGGTAGAGATGGCCCGTGATATGGAAAAGACTAAGGGAGAACCAGAGGGACCTCAGAGACAACAGAACCAGCCACTTAGGGTTGGTGGACTTGTGATATCCCGGGGAGGCTCCAGTTCTAGAAAGACCCCTTTCTCTAGACCCTCTTACTCCGGGTTCAGGGGTTCTTCCTCTCAGTCATCGGGGCAATCCAGTTTTTCCAGTTCCGTTAGATGCTTCAAGTGTGGTGGACCACACCTCCAGATGTCTTGCCCTCAGTTAGAAGGGTATAGGAGGTGTAATATCTGCAGGCAAGAGGGACACTATGCCAGAGACTGTCCTACTACTAGGAGGGCAGGACCACAGCCACGCCAGGCTGGCAGACCTATTCAAAGGGGTGGACACAGACCTCAGGCAACCGGGAGAGTCTATGCGTTGACTAGGACTGAGGCAACCAGTGCAGGTAATTTAATTGTCAGCAGTTGTTTGTTATTTGGAGCTTCGTGTGTGACgttgtttgattcgggggcgacACATTCTTTTGTGTCTAAGGCTTGTGTGGAGAGGCTTGGTTTAGTTGTCAGAGAGCTTTCGtgtgatctggtggtgtctacACCAGTAGCTGGGTTAGTCAAGACATCTAATGTGTGCTCCagatgtcctattgaggtaGAGGGGCGTAGGTTCATAGTGAACCTTATTTGCTTACCTCTGCAGGGGCTAGAGGTAattctgggaatggattggttagcAGCCAATCATATTCTTTTAGATTGCGGTggtaaaaagttaatatttcccaaagaagatgaagacttGTCATTATCGCTCGGTGTATTGAGGCAGGATATCTTCGAGG AAGTTCCTGGTTTACCTCCTCCGCGAGAAGTGGAGTTCTCTATTGATCTGGTTTCAGAAGCAGGACCAGTATCCATAGCCCCTTATCGGATGGCACCAGCTGAGCTGGCTGAGttgaagaagcagattgaagaacTGTTAGAGAAACAGTTTATCCGGCCGAGTGTTTCGCCGTGGGGTGCGCCAGTGTTgctagtaaagaagaaggatggtagcTCAAGGTTGTGCGTTGACTATCGACAGCTGAATAAGTTGAcgatcaagaacaagtatccattGTCGAGGATCGATGATCTGATGGATCAATTGCACGGAGCTACGGTATTCTCCAAGATTGATTTGAGGTCGGGTTACCATCAAATTTTAGTGAAAGCCGATGATGTGCAGAAGACGGCATTCAGGTCCAGGTATGGCCACTATGAGTATgtggttatgccttttggtgtgactaatgctccagccatattcatggactatatgaatcgAATTTTCAGACCATTCTTGGACAAGTTTGTGGTGGTgtttatagatgacatacttgTCTATTCTAAAACTCGGGAGGAACATGAAGATCACCTTCGGGCAGTGCTTGAAGtgctgagagaaagaagattgtaTGTCAAGCTGTCCaagtgtgagttttggatgGAAGAGGTTCCTTTCCTTGGACATGTTTTAGAATACTTCGAGAGGAaggatgagtga